In the genome of Balneolaceae bacterium, one region contains:
- a CDS encoding DUF433 domain-containing protein, which yields MATDTVHPYIMKDENVARGKPVVTGTRTRVINIAAYYKLGYSPEELAREFPHLSLAQIYDVLSYYHENADEIDREIENEKEENLISTHIQ from the coding sequence ATGGCCACTGACACTGTTCATCCATATATCATGAAAGATGAGAATGTTGCGCGGGGAAAACCTGTCGTTACAGGAACCCGAACCCGAGTTATAAATATTGCAGCTTATTATAAATTGGGATATTCCCCGGAAGAGCTGGCCCGGGAATTTCCACATCTTTCCTTGGCACAGATCTATGATGTATTGTCGTATTATCACGAGAATGCGGATGAAATTGATAGAGAAATCGAAAATGAAAAAGAGGAAAACTTAATCAGTACTCATATTCAATAA
- a CDS encoding type II toxin-antitoxin system RelE/ParE family toxin, translating into MQVVWTPQAEKDLEAIEDYFLKVAPDFTEIIVDEIQSRVKQLENFPQIGRMVPDIYDHNIREILYRNYRIVYYLPETETDPIEIITVFHSSKQFGEI; encoded by the coding sequence ATGCAAGTCGTCTGGACACCTCAGGCAGAAAAAGATCTGGAGGCGATTGAAGATTATTTTTTAAAAGTTGCTCCTGACTTTACAGAAATTATTGTTGATGAAATACAATCCAGGGTTAAACAATTAGAAAATTTCCCTCAGATTGGCCGAATGGTTCCGGACATATACGATCACAACATCCGGGAAATTTTATACAGAAATTATCGCATAGTTTATTATCTGCCGGAAACAGAAACAGATCCAATTGAAATTATAACTGTTTTTCATTCATCAAAGCAGTTTGGGGAAATATGA
- a CDS encoding DUF4258 domain-containing protein, which produces MKCKEIIYSEHAITQMFARTIKKPDVEIVIDTGEEIETYPDDRPLPSKLLLGFVGERPIHIVVAYDENEKDVF; this is translated from the coding sequence ATGAAATGTAAAGAGATTATATACAGCGAACATGCGATTACACAGATGTTTGCGCGTACTATAAAAAAACCAGATGTGGAGATCGTTATAGATACAGGTGAAGAAATTGAAACATATCCCGATGACCGGCCTTTACCCAGTAAATTATTACTTGGTTTTGTCGGTGAGAGGCCTATCCATATTGTTGTTGCGTATGATGAAAATGAAAAAGATGTATTTTAA
- a CDS encoding IS3 family transposase has translation MADHAHNFSITKMSQVFQVSRSGYYSWLGRSPSRRAAENGRLRKQIRRIWKSSKRKYGSPRIHRQLVAEGWTVSRQRIARLMRKMGIASNIRKKWVKTTDSNHRWPVAANLLDRNFTPDGLSQVWVSDITYIPTRQGWLYLTTVMDLGDRQILGWSLSDGMSARQTSMAAFKQAVVRRKPKKDMLYHSDQGVQYACEDFTKMLSKYSITQSMSRKGNCWDNAPAESFFKTLKYELDMPDRYESYQQARTAIFEFIEIWYNRKRLHSALNYQSPVQAEQKLKHKQAA, from the coding sequence ATGGCAGATCACGCACACAACTTTTCCATTACGAAGATGTCGCAGGTATTTCAAGTAAGCCGAAGTGGCTACTACAGCTGGCTGGGGCGTAGCCCCTCCAGGCGAGCTGCTGAGAACGGGCGGCTACGCAAGCAGATCCGGCGGATATGGAAGTCCTCAAAGCGAAAGTACGGCTCCCCGCGTATTCATCGGCAGCTGGTCGCTGAAGGCTGGACCGTTTCCCGGCAGCGTATTGCCCGGCTAATGAGAAAGATGGGTATTGCCAGCAACATCCGTAAAAAATGGGTTAAAACCACCGATTCCAATCACCGCTGGCCAGTGGCAGCTAACCTGTTGGATCGAAATTTTACTCCTGATGGATTGTCACAGGTGTGGGTGAGTGATATTACCTATATCCCTACTCGGCAGGGTTGGTTGTATTTAACCACGGTGATGGATCTTGGTGATCGTCAGATCCTTGGATGGTCCCTGAGTGATGGGATGAGCGCCCGGCAAACCAGCATGGCCGCTTTTAAGCAGGCTGTGGTACGGCGCAAACCCAAAAAAGATATGCTCTATCATTCCGACCAGGGAGTTCAGTACGCCTGTGAAGATTTTACGAAGATGTTGAGCAAATACAGCATCACGCAAAGTATGAGCCGAAAAGGGAACTGTTGGGATAATGCCCCGGCGGAAAGCTTTTTTAAAACACTCAAATACGAACTGGACATGCCCGATCGCTACGAGAGCTATCAGCAGGCCAGAACAGCTATTTTTGAGTTTATTGAGATCTGGTACAATAGAAAACGACTGCACTCGGCACTTAACTATCAAAGCCCGGTACAGGCTGAACAAAAACTAAAACACAAACAAGCTGCATGA
- a CDS encoding type II toxin-antitoxin system MqsA family antitoxin: protein MNCVICKNGTTSEGLVTVTLQRGSSIIIIKSVPAQVCDNCGEYYLSDEVAESVLRIAEKATENNPEVEILQYAA from the coding sequence ATGAACTGTGTAATTTGTAAAAACGGAACGACCAGCGAAGGTTTGGTTACGGTAACCCTTCAGCGCGGATCCAGTATCATCATTATCAAAAGTGTACCAGCCCAGGTTTGTGACAACTGTGGTGAGTATTATTTGAGTGATGAGGTTGCAGAATCTGTTTTGCGGATTGCAGAAAAAGCTACAGAGAACAATCCGGAAGTTGAAATCCTGCAGTATGCTGCGTGA
- a CDS encoding DUF6266 family protein translates to MAKLSSGILGGISGTVGNVVGGRWRGIDYIRSKPATVNNPNTVAQKTQRLKFKLVGQFLKSIRPFVNIGFKNSANKRTAMNAAMSVNLKQAITGDYPDLGIAPEQVEVATGDLYGADTFDMDLSTAGSVTITWSNNAGIGRAANTDAAMILLYNTDTGAVTYNLHGASREDGTLELTIPSGWSGANIAGYLAFRSETNRDVSNGIFIGEDTAA, encoded by the coding sequence ATGGCTAAACTTAGTTCTGGTATCCTGGGAGGAATCTCAGGCACAGTAGGAAATGTAGTCGGTGGACGCTGGCGCGGAATCGACTACATACGATCGAAACCGGCAACGGTGAATAATCCAAACACGGTAGCGCAGAAAACCCAACGGCTTAAATTTAAGCTGGTAGGGCAATTTCTGAAAAGTATCCGCCCGTTTGTAAATATTGGCTTCAAGAATTCGGCCAATAAGCGAACGGCGATGAATGCTGCAATGTCAGTCAACCTTAAGCAAGCCATCACAGGCGACTACCCGGACCTGGGAATCGCCCCAGAACAGGTAGAGGTTGCCACCGGTGATCTCTATGGTGCGGATACGTTTGACATGGATTTGTCAACTGCTGGATCGGTAACGATCACGTGGAGTAATAATGCCGGTATCGGCAGGGCTGCCAATACCGATGCAGCGATGATTCTCCTGTACAACACAGATACAGGAGCGGTTACCTATAACCTTCACGGGGCTTCTCGTGAAGATGGAACCCTGGAACTCACCATTCCCAGCGGATGGAGTGGGGCAAACATTGCCGGTTACCTGGCCTTTCGGTCGGAGACGAACCGCGATGTTTCCAATGGGATCTTTATCGGGGAGGATACCGCTGCCTGA
- a CDS encoding transposase, with protein MGKKKTRKSYSKQYKLDVIQQSYLRDNISELASELGLRPALIYKWRAAYGGGSPNAFPGKGVEKLSAEQAELQRIKAENAELRMERDILKKAIGIFGKTNG; from the coding sequence ATGGGTAAAAAGAAAACACGAAAAAGTTATAGTAAGCAGTACAAACTGGATGTGATCCAACAGAGTTATCTACGAGATAATATCAGTGAACTGGCCTCAGAGCTGGGATTACGTCCTGCCCTGATTTACAAATGGAGAGCTGCCTATGGCGGGGGATCCCCGAATGCGTTTCCAGGAAAGGGTGTGGAGAAGCTATCCGCTGAACAAGCCGAACTACAGCGAATCAAAGCAGAGAATGCCGAGCTTCGCATGGAACGCGATATTTTAAAAAAGGCCATTGGCATCTTCGGCAAGACAAATGGATAA
- a CDS encoding polysaccharide biosynthesis tyrosine autokinase — protein MNEENLDNPYASNGNASKNGRPYNGAEHYSGENIPNSTQEKEEIDLKHLIATAIRYKWWVISITFVCTAVAFFYARSLDPVYTSSGTIVIEEQRNTYTYRNSDISSIVSNSFGVGSGSRLVNEIQVFKSRRLAGEIARKVLEEETMVTGEQFPITWYSYPEDSTMVGREVLTRRIQNRMQVQRVDMDTDIIRVSYNSISPHEAEYLVNTTLDTYTEVSANQRRMAANSALDFLEEEQQEAKQQLENSEENLREYMSRTNLIEVDGQTNAVINRIAELESQLQQVQVERVSINSSIDAYENQLDQIRPGLAEQFADNVSSTMERRQFRLAELETERDLILQRNPALRNNPEQEPQLVQLNEEIKALKNDINQLAAELIGDESDVFIGFLNSEDGGITNRIIDLRQQLIELRIQESQLNAKENVLNERLEEENEFFDNLPENMIDLARLRRDNQVNERLYTTISENFTQTQLWKQTQFGAGRPLDYGIVPDAPSGPNRTRYIMIGFLLGGMLSVGFVFVRENLNHRIDGTEKIRKMGYPLLAVIPDIKEHVSERFSKKQFITLENRKISTSWTAIIDTINPIAESYRRLHNNIIYSDPDQTFNTIVITSSKKGEGKTTIAINLAVTLAESGKKVLVIDCDLRRPNVHKFTGEDREPGVGELFYDDEKLENAIRATVAPGVDVLTAGRKIPNPSAVMQSKKMKKLLETVHGMYDHVIIDTPPFGVITDAAPVLKQADTVVLISKFNITQTNELNHTIENLERIRANIAGTVITAFDHKESADYYYSGKYSLLQQLQSLRRIPGKELDFVSCS, from the coding sequence ATGAACGAAGAGAATCTTGACAATCCATACGCTTCCAATGGGAACGCGTCCAAAAACGGCCGGCCGTATAACGGTGCTGAACATTATTCAGGAGAGAACATTCCAAACAGCACGCAAGAAAAAGAAGAGATCGATCTGAAGCATCTGATTGCCACTGCCATTCGTTATAAATGGTGGGTCATTTCAATAACATTTGTTTGTACTGCTGTCGCCTTTTTTTATGCACGTTCACTCGATCCTGTTTATACCAGCAGCGGTACAATTGTCATTGAGGAGCAGAGAAATACATATACATACAGAAACTCGGATATCTCGAGCATTGTTTCCAACTCCTTTGGCGTGGGATCGGGAAGCCGGCTTGTGAACGAAATACAGGTTTTTAAATCCAGGAGGCTGGCCGGTGAAATAGCCCGTAAAGTTCTCGAGGAAGAAACAATGGTTACCGGCGAGCAGTTCCCAATTACCTGGTACTCTTACCCGGAAGATTCCACGATGGTAGGCCGGGAAGTACTTACGCGGCGAATTCAAAACAGGATGCAGGTTCAGCGGGTGGATATGGATACAGATATTATCCGGGTTAGCTATAACAGTATCTCACCCCATGAGGCGGAATACCTGGTAAATACTACACTCGATACCTATACTGAAGTATCAGCAAATCAGCGGCGAATGGCCGCAAACTCGGCATTAGATTTCCTGGAGGAGGAACAGCAGGAAGCGAAACAGCAGCTGGAAAACTCTGAAGAAAATTTGAGAGAGTATATGAGCCGAACCAACCTGATTGAGGTGGACGGACAGACTAACGCTGTAATTAACCGCATAGCTGAACTTGAATCGCAGCTTCAGCAGGTGCAGGTAGAAAGGGTTTCTATAAACTCATCCATTGACGCCTATGAAAATCAGTTGGATCAGATTCGGCCCGGGCTTGCAGAGCAGTTTGCCGACAATGTGAGCTCAACGATGGAGCGAAGACAGTTCCGCCTTGCCGAACTGGAAACGGAGAGAGACCTGATATTACAGCGAAACCCGGCTCTGCGTAATAATCCTGAACAGGAACCGCAGCTTGTGCAGCTTAACGAAGAGATTAAAGCACTAAAAAATGATATCAACCAGCTTGCCGCTGAACTGATTGGGGACGAATCGGATGTGTTTATCGGATTTTTAAACAGTGAAGACGGCGGAATTACAAACCGTATCATTGATCTGAGACAGCAACTGATTGAGCTGAGAATTCAGGAATCTCAACTGAATGCCAAAGAAAACGTTCTGAACGAGCGACTGGAAGAGGAGAATGAGTTTTTCGATAATCTTCCCGAAAATATGATTGATCTTGCCCGACTTCGCAGAGACAACCAGGTGAATGAGCGGCTCTACACTACAATTTCGGAGAATTTTACACAGACGCAGCTCTGGAAACAAACACAATTTGGAGCCGGCCGGCCGCTGGATTACGGCATTGTACCCGATGCACCCTCGGGGCCAAACCGAACCCGGTACATTATGATCGGTTTTCTTTTGGGTGGTATGTTGAGTGTGGGTTTTGTGTTTGTACGTGAAAACCTGAATCACAGGATAGACGGGACGGAAAAAATTCGAAAAATGGGATACCCGCTGCTGGCTGTTATCCCCGACATCAAAGAACATGTTTCTGAACGGTTCAGTAAAAAACAATTTATAACTCTTGAAAACCGGAAAATATCCACCTCCTGGACGGCTATTATTGATACGATTAACCCGATAGCGGAATCATACAGAAGGCTGCATAATAACATTATCTACTCCGACCCGGACCAGACATTTAATACTATTGTTATTACGAGTTCAAAGAAGGGAGAGGGTAAAACCACGATCGCCATCAATCTTGCGGTGACGCTTGCAGAATCGGGTAAAAAAGTATTGGTGATTGACTGCGACCTGCGAAGGCCCAATGTGCATAAATTTACGGGGGAAGACAGAGAACCCGGTGTTGGAGAACTCTTCTACGACGACGAGAAACTTGAAAATGCCATACGCGCTACCGTTGCGCCCGGCGTGGACGTTCTAACAGCCGGCCGTAAAATTCCAAACCCTTCGGCTGTGATGCAGAGTAAAAAGATGAAAAAGCTCCTTGAAACGGTTCACGGTATGTACGATCACGTGATTATAGATACGCCCCCGTTTGGCGTGATAACAGATGCGGCCCCTGTATTAAAACAGGCTGATACGGTTGTTTTGATTTCAAAGTTCAATATCACGCAAACCAACGAGCTGAACCATACCATTGAAAACCTGGAGCGGATTCGGGCAAACATTGCCGGAACGGTCATTACCGCTTTTGATCATAAAGAAAGCGCCGACTACTACTATTCGGGGAAATACTCCTTACTACAACAGCTACAAAGCCTACGAAGAATACCAGGAAAAGAGTTAGATTTTGTCAGTTGCAGTTAA
- a CDS encoding DUF5615 family PIN-like protein: MRVRLYLDEDVPLSFSEALANRGVDVLTTQKSGNKGNSDQDQLSFAIAGKRVLFTHNKVDFIKLHDHYSKNNRTHYGMIVSDQIPIGMLLRRTMKLWFSMDAAHGFNV, encoded by the coding sequence ATGCGAGTCAGATTATATCTTGATGAAGACGTTCCTTTATCATTTTCGGAGGCTTTGGCTAACCGGGGAGTGGATGTTTTAACTACGCAAAAGAGCGGCAATAAAGGGAATTCTGATCAGGATCAATTGAGTTTTGCAATAGCTGGGAAGAGAGTTCTTTTTACCCATAATAAAGTGGATTTTATAAAACTTCACGATCATTATTCAAAAAACAATCGCACACACTACGGAATGATTGTATCCGACCAAATACCGATTGGAATGCTTCTGAGAAGGACGATGAAACTTTGGTTTTCTATGGATGCTGCGCATGGGTTCAACGTCTAA
- a CDS encoding DUF4258 domain-containing protein, translated as MKKFISNAALQGRIIWKRHALQRMMERNISRSDVKKVLINGKIIEHYSTDHPFPSVLMFDYLKNDEPLHVVAALDKQADRCYIITAYKPDLRHFKEDFKTRR; from the coding sequence ATGAAAAAATTCATTTCAAATGCCGCACTACAAGGCCGTATTATTTGGAAGCGACATGCGTTGCAAAGAATGATGGAACGAAATATTTCCAGAAGTGATGTAAAGAAAGTACTTATAAATGGTAAAATAATTGAGCATTATTCAACAGATCATCCATTTCCGAGTGTGCTAATGTTTGATTATTTGAAGAATGATGAACCACTTCATGTTGTTGCGGCATTAGATAAGCAGGCAGATAGGTGCTATATTATCACTGCATATAAACCAGACCTCCGGCATTTCAAAGAAGACTTTAAAACCAGAAGATGA
- a CDS encoding type II toxin-antitoxin system MqsA family antitoxin, whose protein sequence is MMKKDKQTDLCATCGSQMEQGKTTFTVDYGSGVVVVRNVPAMICTHCGSEWIDDQQAEKIEKIVDEAKSQKRELEVMSLSA, encoded by the coding sequence ATGATGAAAAAAGATAAACAGACAGATCTTTGTGCCACTTGTGGTTCCCAGATGGAACAAGGTAAAACTACATTTACGGTTGATTATGGTTCCGGTGTGGTGGTTGTGCGTAATGTACCGGCTATGATTTGTACCCATTGCGGAAGTGAGTGGATCGATGACCAGCAAGCCGAAAAAATTGAGAAAATTGTGGATGAAGCAAAATCCCAAAAACGAGAACTGGAAGTGATGTCGCTTTCTGCATAA